A single genomic interval of Microaerobacter geothermalis harbors:
- a CDS encoding transposase gives MAIIPQLKLFEWNEIQTLGDLERLRLVLEYMPDEELMVALERKRGKGRDDYPVRAIWNSVLAGIVFQHDSVEKLRRELSRNGQLREMCGFGDKVPPSWVYTRFMKSLMEQEPLIEEIFDRLVQQIGEVLHDFGKHLAMDSKAISSFAKRKNRNEERDGRRDMDADYGRKEYRGVDENGKPWEKIVKWFGYKLHLVVDATYELPVTFKLTKASASDITEGHALLSQMQ, from the coding sequence ATGGCGATTATACCACAATTGAAACTATTTGAGTGGAACGAAATTCAAACACTCGGAGATTTGGAACGCCTGCGTCTGGTGCTGGAATACATGCCGGACGAAGAATTGATGGTTGCACTTGAACGCAAACGCGGAAAAGGGCGAGACGACTATCCGGTACGCGCGATATGGAATTCCGTCTTGGCGGGAATCGTATTTCAGCATGACAGCGTGGAGAAACTGCGTCGGGAATTGAGTCGCAATGGTCAACTGCGGGAGATGTGCGGATTTGGGGATAAAGTTCCACCATCGTGGGTCTACACACGATTCATGAAATCTCTGATGGAACAAGAACCGTTGATTGAAGAGATATTTGACCGACTCGTGCAGCAGATCGGTGAGGTGCTGCACGATTTCGGCAAGCATCTGGCGATGGACAGCAAGGCGATTTCTTCATTTGCCAAACGCAAGAACAGGAACGAAGAGAGAGATGGGCGCCGAGACATGGATGCGGACTATGGGAGAAAAGAATACCGCGGAGTGGATGAAAACGGAAAACCATGGGAGAAAATCGTTAAATGGTTTGGCTATAAACTGCATTTAGTGGTAGATGCAACGTATGAACTGCCGGTGACATTCAAGCTCACAAAAGCCTCTGCTTCGGATATAACCGAAGGGCATGCATTGCTAAGCCAGATGCAGG
- a CDS encoding DNA-3-methyladenine glycosylase family protein, producing MKTILYPTPPFDFNKMKKRLLRTKQAHLYRELDHRLYRVIRLNQQLILFSVQYLETELGPSLEVQFHTGHEFLSPKELEKGITMIKRMFSIDIPLHQFYEKMEGSPQMKPLIQSFYGLRFLLEPDLFECMVKTIISQQLNLPFAAALTQRVIDTFGETLEWEGEIFPVFPSPERMASIAPDQLRQMQFSQRKAEYVIDFAKSVERGAVNLDRLYHLSDQEVFSQLLPLRGIGRWTVECLMMFGMGRTDVLPAADIGLRNGVKKVFGLDSQPDEEYVRKLGEDWSPWRSYATFYLWESLADS from the coding sequence ATGAAAACCATATTGTATCCCACCCCGCCATTTGATTTTAATAAAATGAAAAAACGCCTTTTGCGAACCAAACAAGCCCATTTGTATAGAGAACTGGACCATCGGTTATATCGGGTAATTCGTTTGAATCAACAACTGATTTTATTCTCTGTTCAATATTTAGAAACCGAATTGGGTCCGTCCCTTGAAGTACAGTTTCATACCGGTCATGAATTCCTTTCTCCAAAGGAACTGGAGAAAGGAATCACTATGATCAAAAGAATGTTTTCCATAGATATCCCTCTTCACCAATTTTATGAGAAGATGGAGGGAAGTCCTCAAATGAAGCCGCTGATTCAGTCTTTCTATGGACTTCGCTTTCTATTGGAGCCGGATCTTTTCGAATGTATGGTGAAGACGATTATAAGTCAGCAGCTAAATCTCCCCTTTGCAGCTGCCTTAACCCAGCGGGTGATTGATACCTTCGGAGAAACCCTGGAATGGGAAGGAGAGATTTTTCCGGTATTTCCTTCTCCTGAAAGAATGGCATCCATTGCTCCAGATCAATTGCGTCAGATGCAGTTTAGCCAGCGAAAGGCTGAGTATGTCATCGATTTTGCCAAATCGGTCGAAAGAGGCGCGGTCAATTTAGACCGTCTTTATCACTTATCGGACCAAGAAGTGTTTTCTCAGCTTCTCCCGTTAAGGGGAATAGGCAGGTGGACCGTGGAATGTCTGATGATGTTCGGAATGGGAAGGACGGATGTTTTGCCCGCTGCAGATATTGGATTAAGAAATGGAGTCAAAAAAGTATTTGGTTTGGATTCACAACCTGACGAAGAATATGTAAGGAAACTTGGGGAAGACTGGAGTCCGTGGAGAAGCTATGCAACCTTTTATTTGTGGGAAAGTTTAGCAGATTCCTAG
- a CDS encoding RCKP-type rubredoxin-like domain-containing protein yields the protein MGIHKSYKHDREVKGMAVFKCTSCGSTKEGRCKPRKCPNCGSQNTFEKVE from the coding sequence ATGGGCATCCATAAATCATATAAACATGACAGGGAGGTAAAAGGGATGGCTGTTTTTAAATGTACAAGCTGCGGATCAACGAAGGAAGGGCGCTGTAAACCAAGGAAGTGTCCAAATTGTGGCTCGCAGAATACCTTTGAAAAAGTTGAATAA
- a CDS encoding GTP pyrophosphokinase — translation MEIRDWDKFLIPYEQAVEELKVKFRSIRSELRKKDEYSPIEFVTGRVKKVSSILEKARKLQVPMDQLETGIEDIAGIRIMCQFVEDIQKMVEMIHQRNGKDLIIVYEKDYVSNQKESGYRSYHIIINYPVQTAEGERWILAEIQIRTLAMNFWATIEHSLNYKYRKNIPEKVRSRLKKAAEAAYLLDQEMSEIREEIKEAQKLFEIKSQLVSNILQSIHQLYRQGHVSEASFFQERFNQLWEMGDIHELRRLRDEMNGKLNSMNGDS, via the coding sequence ATGGAAATAAGAGACTGGGATAAATTCCTCATACCCTATGAACAGGCTGTAGAAGAATTAAAAGTTAAATTTCGCAGCATCAGAAGTGAATTAAGAAAAAAAGACGAATATTCACCGATTGAATTTGTTACTGGTCGGGTGAAAAAAGTCTCCAGTATTCTGGAAAAAGCAAGAAAACTTCAGGTCCCTATGGATCAATTGGAAACTGGAATAGAGGATATTGCGGGCATTCGCATCATGTGCCAATTTGTGGAGGATATCCAAAAAATGGTTGAAATGATCCATCAGCGAAACGGAAAGGACCTCATCATTGTTTATGAAAAGGACTATGTAAGCAATCAGAAGGAAAGCGGATATCGAAGCTATCATATCATTATCAATTATCCCGTCCAAACGGCAGAGGGAGAAAGATGGATCTTGGCAGAGATTCAAATACGAACATTAGCCATGAATTTCTGGGCGACCATTGAACATTCTCTTAACTATAAGTATCGCAAGAACATTCCTGAAAAAGTTAGGAGTCGCTTAAAAAAAGCAGCGGAAGCCGCTTATCTTTTAGACCAAGAGATGTCGGAAATCAGAGAAGAGATTAAAGAGGCGCAGAAACTGTTTGAAATCAAATCCCAGCTGGTATCCAATATCCTTCAGTCGATTCATCAGCTTTATCGCCAAGGTCATGTTAGTGAAGCTTCCTTTTTCCAGGAACGATTTAACCAGTTGTGGGAGATGGGAGATATCCATGAGCTGAGAAGGCTCCGTGATGAGATGAATGGTAAGTTAAATTCTATGAACGGTGATTCTTAA
- a CDS encoding MFS transporter, translated as MSGNALYWRINGLFFTLFYGFGALYPFLSTYFRDVGLSGIEIGTIMALGPVVAIMMQPIWGMIADKFQAERFIYILSVIFASFFSILFFWANSFYVYLMLMIVIQFFQSSLVPLSDHVALTYSHQHYVDYGNMRLWGSVGFAVAVFVSGYVIEWTSVHSIFLLFSVSFLLSGILMRGLPVGQRIERPKIWEGIKNLRTYKRYLLFLPSAFFIFGPINANNTYLGLLYQDVGGSIIGVGILFLLAVGSEAPFMRWSGKMIRKLGIEETIILAGVVSALRWVIYAMGAAPIVMISIFFLQGISVGLYLAAAATYVRENTPPELQVTALAIYASMGNGLGTMAFNFFGGMVYETFHIYATYILFTVVTLTGILPMIWARIKYHAAPMEQVK; from the coding sequence ATGTCAGGTAATGCCCTGTATTGGAGAATTAATGGTTTATTTTTTACGTTATTTTATGGATTTGGGGCACTATATCCCTTTTTGTCCACCTACTTCCGGGATGTTGGCCTGTCGGGGATTGAAATAGGAACCATTATGGCATTAGGTCCCGTTGTCGCAATTATGATGCAGCCCATATGGGGAATGATTGCTGACAAGTTTCAGGCAGAAAGGTTTATTTATATCTTATCTGTTATTTTTGCCAGTTTCTTTTCGATTTTGTTTTTTTGGGCGAATTCATTTTATGTATACCTGATGTTGATGATCGTCATACAATTTTTTCAAAGTTCCCTTGTTCCTTTGTCAGATCATGTGGCATTAACCTATAGTCATCAACATTATGTGGACTATGGGAATATGCGTCTTTGGGGTTCTGTTGGCTTTGCTGTGGCTGTTTTTGTTTCCGGTTACGTGATAGAGTGGACATCCGTTCATTCCATTTTTCTGTTATTTTCTGTATCCTTTTTACTCTCCGGAATCCTGATGAGAGGGCTGCCAGTAGGTCAAAGGATTGAAAGGCCGAAGATTTGGGAAGGAATCAAAAATTTAAGGACATATAAACGGTACTTGTTGTTCTTACCCAGTGCTTTTTTTATCTTTGGCCCTATCAATGCTAATAATACTTATTTGGGACTGTTGTATCAGGATGTAGGTGGGTCTATTATAGGAGTTGGGATTTTATTTCTTCTCGCTGTGGGAAGTGAAGCTCCTTTTATGAGATGGTCAGGGAAAATGATCCGTAAATTAGGAATTGAAGAAACGATTATATTGGCGGGGGTTGTCTCCGCCCTTCGTTGGGTTATTTATGCAATGGGTGCAGCACCCATAGTAATGATTTCTATTTTCTTTTTACAGGGAATATCTGTGGGATTGTATTTAGCTGCCGCCGCCACATATGTCAGGGAGAATACACCGCCGGAATTACAGGTGACTGCATTGGCTATTTATGCTTCAATGGGTAATGGATTGGGAACGATGGCTTTTAACTTTTTCGGCGGGATGGTATATGAAACGTTTCATATTTATGCTACCTATATCTTGTTTACTGTTGTGACATTAACAGGCATCTTGCCGATGATATGGGCAAGAATAAAATACCACGCCGCTCCTATGGAGCAAGTGAAATAA
- a CDS encoding 4-hydroxy-3-methylbut-2-enyl diphosphate reductase has translation MEIVKVSPRGYCYGVVDAMVLAQQAVKNLDLPRPIYILGMIVHNQHVVEAFKEEGIITLDGDDRLALLDQVEKGTVIFTAHGISPAVRNKAREKGLTIVDATCPDVTRTHDLIREKVAEGYQVIYIGKKGHPEPEGAIGVAPDHVALISSAEEAAQLAVEGDKILVTNQTTMSQWDVADIINAVLKKYPKAEVHNEICLATQLRQEAVAEQAKGCDLVIVVGDPRSNNSNRLAQVAEEIAGVKAYRVGDVTEIRKEWLFGVQKVAVTAGASTPTPITKEVIQYLEQFDERNPETWTPKRTGNKKILPTVKDRIK, from the coding sequence ATGGAGATTGTAAAAGTCTCTCCTCGCGGATATTGCTACGGGGTAGTTGATGCAATGGTTTTGGCACAGCAGGCGGTAAAAAATTTGGATTTGCCGCGTCCAATTTACATATTGGGAATGATTGTCCACAACCAACATGTGGTGGAAGCGTTTAAGGAGGAAGGAATCATCACCCTTGATGGGGATGACCGTCTTGCGTTACTGGATCAAGTGGAAAAAGGGACCGTAATTTTTACCGCCCATGGAATTTCTCCAGCCGTGAGAAATAAGGCAAGGGAAAAGGGATTAACTATCGTTGATGCCACTTGTCCTGATGTGACCAGGACCCATGATTTAATCAGGGAAAAGGTAGCTGAAGGATACCAAGTGATTTACATCGGAAAAAAGGGGCATCCTGAACCGGAAGGAGCCATTGGAGTAGCACCCGATCATGTCGCGCTAATCAGTTCAGCGGAAGAAGCTGCTCAATTAGCAGTTGAGGGTGATAAAATTTTGGTGACCAATCAGACAACCATGAGTCAATGGGATGTTGCCGATATCATAAACGCCGTATTAAAAAAATATCCCAAGGCAGAAGTCCATAATGAAATTTGTCTGGCCACCCAATTGCGACAGGAGGCGGTGGCTGAACAGGCCAAAGGCTGCGATTTGGTCATTGTCGTGGGGGATCCAAGAAGCAATAACTCCAATCGATTGGCCCAGGTGGCGGAAGAGATTGCCGGAGTAAAGGCTTACCGGGTGGGAGATGTCACCGAGATCAGGAAGGAATGGCTGTTTGGCGTTCAAAAAGTGGCGGTTACTGCTGGAGCTTCAACTCCAACTCCGATTACGAAGGAAGTCATTCAATATCTTGAACAGTTTGATGAAAGGAATCCTGAAACGTGGACTCCTAAAAGGACAGGAAATAAAAAGATACTGCCAACGGTAAAAGATAGGATAAAGTAA
- a CDS encoding pseudouridine synthase produces the protein MRLDKLLSHMGYGTRKEIKKLMKQGVVLVDGQVIKDSSVHVHPEKQRIEIYGESVQYREFVYLMMNKPKGVISATEDLVERTVIDLLPEEYLPFQVFPVGRLDKDTEGLLLITNDGKLTHELLSPKKHVPKTYIADVSGVVTQNDIHIFRRGVTLDDGYETLPSELRILEVDELTRRSRIELTIYEGKFHQVKRMFEAVHKKVVHLKRISMGPLTLDPELYPGDFRELTENELEMLKGRST, from the coding sequence ATGAGGTTGGATAAGCTGTTGTCCCATATGGGGTACGGAACGAGAAAAGAGATCAAAAAGTTAATGAAACAAGGCGTTGTTTTAGTAGATGGTCAGGTGATCAAAGATAGCTCCGTTCATGTTCATCCGGAAAAGCAACGGATTGAAATATATGGGGAGAGTGTGCAATACAGGGAGTTTGTTTATCTGATGATGAATAAGCCCAAAGGGGTGATATCGGCGACGGAGGATTTGGTGGAAAGAACAGTAATCGATTTGCTTCCAGAGGAATATCTGCCCTTTCAAGTCTTTCCGGTAGGACGCCTGGATAAGGATACGGAAGGACTTCTTCTTATAACTAATGACGGAAAATTGACCCACGAACTGTTATCTCCCAAAAAGCATGTTCCAAAAACCTATATCGCAGATGTGTCAGGGGTCGTGACCCAGAATGATATCCATATTTTTCGCAGAGGCGTTACTCTGGATGACGGATATGAAACCCTTCCCTCTGAATTAAGAATATTGGAAGTGGATGAATTAACACGTCGGTCAAGGATTGAATTGACGATCTATGAAGGAAAGTTTCATCAAGTAAAAAGAATGTTTGAAGCAGTACATAAAAAAGTGGTCCATTTGAAAAGGATCTCCATGGGTCCCCTTACGCTAGATCCTGAGCTTTATCCTGGGGATTTTCGGGAACTGACTGAAAATGAACTGGAAATGTTGAAGGGCAGATCAACATAA
- a CDS encoding RsmF rRNA methyltransferase first C-terminal domain-containing protein, whose translation MLLPQDFLDKMKQLLGNEFQSFVSSYQNPRLYGLRINTLKVSVETFLKISPFKLHPVPWTRDGFYYEEGERPGKHPFYHAGLYYIQEPSAMAPAEILDAQPGEKILDLCAAPGGKTIQLAAGLKGKGLLVANDNHPDRAKALLKNIELYGVTNAIVTNETPDRLAKVFPSYFDKILIDAPCSGEGMFRKEPDMIKSWDVHSVEACMVKQKSILEQAIPMLRPGGKLLYSTCTFSPEENEGMIAQFLEKHDEFRLIDISLRDGFSPGRKDWANTDFPMEKTVRLWPHQIKGEGHYMALLEKSEESLIVQEKIREREISGSQLKNRNQDVLTKQEKEWIDQFMKQTIIGSRLFDADRFVKFKDHILIQPDQLPDLKGLRVVRGGWHIGTLKKNRFEPSHGLIMGLPLHDIRKTINFSSDDSDLTRYLKGETLFVEGENGWIGIGVEGFPLGWGKRVSGQLKNEYPPGWRWVG comes from the coding sequence ATGTTATTGCCTCAAGACTTTCTGGATAAAATGAAGCAATTATTAGGTAATGAATTCCAGTCGTTTGTTTCATCATATCAAAATCCAAGGCTTTATGGATTGCGAATCAACACTTTGAAAGTGTCAGTAGAAACTTTTCTAAAGATTTCTCCCTTTAAACTTCATCCGGTCCCCTGGACCAGAGATGGTTTCTATTATGAAGAAGGGGAGAGGCCGGGCAAACATCCATTTTATCATGCCGGCTTATATTACATACAGGAACCCAGTGCCATGGCCCCGGCTGAAATACTGGATGCACAGCCTGGAGAGAAGATTCTTGACCTTTGTGCCGCCCCGGGAGGTAAAACAATTCAATTGGCAGCCGGTTTAAAAGGAAAAGGTCTTTTGGTGGCAAACGATAATCATCCAGACCGGGCCAAAGCGCTTCTCAAAAATATAGAGCTGTATGGAGTGACCAATGCCATTGTTACCAATGAAACTCCAGACCGTTTAGCTAAAGTATTCCCTTCCTACTTTGACAAAATCCTGATTGATGCTCCCTGTTCAGGAGAAGGGATGTTTCGCAAGGAACCGGATATGATCAAAAGCTGGGATGTTCATTCCGTAGAAGCATGTATGGTAAAACAAAAAAGTATATTGGAGCAAGCGATTCCAATGCTTCGTCCCGGGGGAAAACTACTTTATTCTACTTGCACCTTTTCGCCTGAAGAAAATGAAGGGATGATTGCGCAGTTTTTGGAGAAGCATGATGAATTTCGATTGATTGACATATCACTACGAGACGGGTTTTCACCTGGAAGAAAAGACTGGGCAAACACCGATTTCCCCATGGAGAAGACCGTGAGACTTTGGCCCCATCAGATAAAGGGAGAAGGTCATTATATGGCCCTGTTGGAGAAATCAGAAGAGTCCCTCATTGTACAGGAGAAGATCCGGGAAAGGGAGATATCTGGTAGTCAACTAAAGAATAGAAATCAGGATGTATTGACAAAGCAGGAAAAAGAATGGATTGATCAGTTTATGAAACAAACGATAATTGGCAGTCGTTTATTTGATGCGGATCGTTTCGTAAAATTTAAGGATCATATTCTGATTCAACCGGATCAGCTCCCTGATTTAAAAGGATTACGGGTGGTTCGGGGAGGATGGCACATCGGAACGTTAAAGAAAAACCGCTTTGAACCCAGCCACGGATTGATCATGGGATTACCTTTGCATGACATTCGTAAAACCATCAATTTTTCCTCGGATGATTCAGATCTGACTCGGTATCTAAAGGGTGAAACCCTATTTGTAGAAGGAGAAAATGGTTGGATAGGAATTGGCGTCGAGGGTTTTCCTTTGGGATGGGGAAAAAGGGTGTCCGGTCAACTGAAAAATGAGTATCCACCCGGATGGCGATGGGTGGGATAG
- a CDS encoding ABC transporter ATP-binding protein — protein sequence MLKVRGLETYYGNIQALKGIELEVPEGDIITIIGANGAGKTTTMKTIAGALKPKKGTITFHGEDVTSLRADQLVRKGIVLVPEGRAILSRMTVLENLEMGAYHRKDAEVKRDIETVMERFPILRERKSQLGGTLSGGQQQMLAIARALMARPKLLLLDEPSMGLAPLVVSDIFRIIKEINQEGTTILLVEQNVRQALKIAHRGYVLETGKLVASGTSRELLNNERVKEAYLGGRTDHSA from the coding sequence ATGCTGAAGGTACGAGGGTTAGAGACCTATTACGGGAATATACAGGCGCTTAAAGGGATCGAATTGGAGGTTCCCGAAGGTGATATTATTACCATCATAGGGGCCAATGGAGCCGGAAAAACCACCACCATGAAAACCATAGCCGGGGCCTTGAAACCGAAAAAAGGAACCATCACCTTTCACGGAGAGGATGTCACTTCATTGAGGGCAGATCAACTCGTTAGAAAGGGAATTGTACTGGTCCCTGAGGGGAGAGCGATTTTATCCAGAATGACAGTCTTGGAAAATTTGGAAATGGGTGCTTATCATCGGAAGGATGCTGAAGTGAAAAGGGATATTGAAACCGTAATGGAGAGATTCCCCATTTTAAGGGAAAGAAAATCACAGTTGGGTGGAACACTTTCCGGCGGGCAGCAGCAAATGCTTGCCATAGCCCGAGCGTTAATGGCTAGACCCAAGCTTCTGCTCCTGGATGAACCATCCATGGGATTAGCCCCCCTTGTTGTATCAGATATCTTCAGGATTATCAAGGAAATTAATCAGGAAGGGACAACCATTCTTCTGGTAGAGCAGAATGTGAGACAGGCGTTAAAAATAGCCCATCGGGGATATGTGTTGGAAACCGGTAAATTGGTGGCAAGCGGAACCTCCAGGGAATTATTAAACAATGAGAGAGTGAAAGAAGCATACTTAGGCGGAAGAACCGACCATTCAGCATAG
- a CDS encoding ABC transporter ATP-binding protein has product MLLEVNEISRSFGGLAALSNVSFSVDQGEIFGLIGPNGAGKTTMFNVITSMIPPTSGEIFFNGEPIHGKKPYQVTFLGICRTFQNIRLFHQMTALENVMVGEHCRTKAGVWSSVLRTKKQRLEEEESRKKARELLELVGLMECKDQISKNLSYGQQRRLEIARALASSPRLILLDEPAAGMNESETEELFHLMKKIQSMGITVLLIEHDMDLVMKVCDRMAVLNFGEKIAEGRPEEIQNDPQVIEAYLGKEEDEEAC; this is encoded by the coding sequence ATGCTCTTAGAAGTGAATGAGATTTCCCGTTCTTTTGGTGGGTTGGCTGCTCTTTCCAATGTTTCGTTTTCAGTAGACCAGGGGGAGATTTTTGGGCTGATTGGACCTAACGGAGCAGGGAAAACCACCATGTTTAATGTGATTACTTCCATGATTCCTCCGACTTCCGGCGAAATTTTTTTTAATGGCGAACCGATTCACGGGAAAAAACCTTATCAGGTTACATTCTTGGGAATTTGTCGTACTTTTCAAAATATCCGCCTGTTTCATCAGATGACTGCACTGGAAAATGTCATGGTGGGAGAACATTGCCGAACGAAGGCAGGTGTTTGGTCCAGTGTCCTGAGAACGAAGAAACAACGGCTTGAAGAGGAAGAATCAAGGAAGAAGGCCAGGGAATTGCTTGAATTGGTGGGACTCATGGAATGTAAGGATCAGATTTCAAAAAATTTATCCTATGGCCAGCAGAGAAGACTGGAGATTGCCAGGGCATTGGCCAGCAGCCCCCGACTGATTCTTCTCGACGAACCGGCTGCAGGAATGAATGAAAGTGAAACGGAAGAATTGTTTCATCTGATGAAAAAGATTCAATCCATGGGTATTACGGTATTGCTGATCGAACACGACATGGATTTGGTCATGAAAGTATGTGACCGGATGGCTGTCCTTAATTTTGGAGAAAAGATTGCCGAAGGAAGGCCTGAAGAAATCCAAAATGACCCTCAGGTGATTGAAGCGTATTTGGGGAAGGAAGAGGATGAAGAAGCATGCTGA
- a CDS encoding branched-chain amino acid ABC transporter permease yields the protein MIDTILNPYYLQIFSFILINIILGISIYITLATGQLSLGNAGFMAIGAYTSAILTIKFSAPMPVGIVSGAILAGIAGVLVGIPTLRLKGVYLAIATLGFGEVVRVLLNNWEYTNGASGLPGIPQIGREIAGLLKGLGITAKDLGLKANQLTNLIIVLVLLVIVVFLVWFFVRQSQSRVGRAYSSICADEDAAEAMGIYTTYYKILAFSQGAFVAGLAGALYAHTTTFINPADFSYHRAVEILIFAVFGGSEVIIGPIFGAAFLTSLPEVLRSASDYRLLIYGALIVLMMAVRPQGLIDVQLIRWIKDKFSSSKSSSANKGFNQDRKEEA from the coding sequence ATGATAGATACCATTCTTAATCCGTATTATCTCCAAATTTTTTCTTTTATTCTCATCAATATTATTCTGGGGATCAGTATATACATTACATTGGCAACCGGACAACTGTCCTTGGGAAATGCAGGGTTTATGGCGATTGGAGCGTACACTTCCGCCATATTGACCATCAAATTTTCTGCTCCCATGCCTGTAGGGATTGTTTCAGGGGCCATTCTTGCAGGAATTGCCGGAGTATTGGTGGGAATTCCTACCCTTCGTCTTAAAGGGGTTTATTTGGCTATTGCCACCTTGGGATTTGGAGAAGTGGTGAGGGTTCTGCTAAATAACTGGGAATATACGAACGGGGCATCCGGATTGCCAGGTATTCCACAAATTGGACGGGAAATTGCCGGATTGTTAAAGGGACTGGGGATTACGGCCAAGGATCTGGGATTAAAGGCCAATCAGCTAACCAATTTAATCATTGTGCTGGTCTTGCTTGTGATTGTCGTATTTCTCGTGTGGTTTTTTGTCCGTCAAAGTCAATCCCGGGTGGGTCGGGCCTACTCTTCCATCTGTGCTGATGAAGATGCTGCAGAAGCCATGGGAATTTACACCACCTACTACAAAATCCTTGCTTTTAGTCAAGGAGCTTTTGTTGCCGGATTGGCAGGAGCCTTATATGCCCATACCACTACGTTTATTAATCCGGCAGACTTCTCCTACCATCGGGCGGTGGAAATCTTGATATTTGCTGTCTTTGGCGGAAGTGAAGTGATCATTGGACCTATCTTTGGTGCCGCATTTTTAACCTCTCTTCCGGAGGTCCTTCGTTCAGCCAGTGACTATCGGTTGCTTATCTATGGGGCATTAATCGTGTTGATGATGGCTGTGCGGCCTCAGGGGCTCATCGATGTTCAACTTATTCGATGGATCAAGGATAAATTTTCTTCCTCCAAATCATCTTCCGCAAATAAAGGTTTTAATCAGGATAGAAAGGAGGAAGCATAA
- a CDS encoding branched-chain amino acid ABC transporter permease, with translation MFLQQLVNGLTLGSIYAIVALGYTLVFGVLEIINMAHGAIFMFGAFIGLMMITTFKVPLWIAMIGAIIVTAFLGLLMERIALNPLRRRAGVSHLAPLISTIGVSIILENLAHKLFGAETQPFPVSFAEISYEIGNVKIYLVQITIFFISVALMVGLQIWLGKTKAGKALRATAENMETAGLLGVNTGRMITLTVVIASAMGGIAGVLVGMAFNAVSPQMGLSMGLKGLAIIILGGMGNVNGAMVGGLILGITEVFSVAYGDSGYRDAIAFLIIIVILLVRPQGIFGEKLPGVRR, from the coding sequence TTGTTTTTGCAGCAGTTGGTCAATGGACTGACATTGGGAAGCATTTATGCGATTGTTGCACTAGGATATACCCTTGTTTTTGGGGTCCTTGAAATCATAAACATGGCCCATGGCGCCATCTTCATGTTTGGTGCTTTTATTGGGTTAATGATGATTACCACTTTCAAGGTTCCTCTTTGGATTGCAATGATTGGAGCAATCATTGTGACAGCTTTCTTGGGACTTCTCATGGAGCGCATCGCCCTTAATCCCTTGCGGAGGAGGGCGGGCGTCTCCCACCTTGCCCCTTTAATCAGCACGATTGGAGTTTCCATTATTCTTGAAAATCTGGCCCATAAGCTGTTTGGTGCCGAAACCCAACCATTCCCGGTATCATTTGCCGAAATCAGCTACGAAATTGGAAATGTAAAGATTTATCTGGTACAAATCACGATATTTTTCATTTCAGTAGCCCTTATGGTTGGTTTGCAAATATGGTTAGGAAAAACAAAAGCTGGCAAGGCCCTGCGGGCGACGGCTGAAAATATGGAGACCGCCGGTTTGTTGGGAGTAAATACCGGTCGAATGATTACACTAACGGTCGTGATCGCTTCAGCCATGGGAGGAATTGCCGGAGTATTGGTGGGAATGGCGTTTAATGCGGTTTCTCCGCAGATGGGATTATCTATGGGACTAAAGGGGTTGGCCATTATCATCCTTGGCGGAATGGGAAACGTAAACGGAGCGATGGTCGGTGGATTAATTTTGGGAATTACCGAAGTTTTTAGCGTTGCTTATGGGGATTCCGGTTACCGGGATGCGATTGCCTTCCTGATTATCATCGTGATTCTCCTTGTCAGACCCCAGGGAATTTTCGGGGAAAAATTACCAGGGGTTAGGCGGTGA